The Vicia villosa cultivar HV-30 ecotype Madison, WI unplaced genomic scaffold, Vvil1.0 ctg.000286F_1_1, whole genome shotgun sequence genome includes a region encoding these proteins:
- the LOC131626405 gene encoding uncharacterized protein LOC131626405, which produces MELIHAAGLMKTIAHFATCYEVLVKEFIVNLSEECADRKSKEYRNVYMRGRCVTFSSIVINNYFGRSDEAQPELEVFDNKVCKVITANQVKRWPLKGKLSASKISMKYAMLHKIGAANWVPTNHKSTISTVLGRFVYTVGTKAKFDYGTYIFEQTMKHAGSFSIKGTIAFPSLICGIILNQYPEILVETNSICKRESVLSFHYKLFQGTHAPDIVMTSTGTSKDSTPTGAELAENEGGLAKDDEEEEASQDDGTNEEDDVGSSSSESEDKSFFGNISSIKGE; this is translated from the exons ATGGAACTGATTCATGCTGCAGGGTTGATGAAGACTATTGCTCACTTTGCCACATGCTATGAAGTGCTGGTGAAAGAATTCATTGTGAACCTCTCAGAAGAATGTGCTGATAGAAAGTCTAAGGAATATAGGAACGTGTATATGAGGGGCAGGTGTGTTACGTTTTCTTCCATTGTGATCAATAACTATTTTGGGAGGTCTGATGAAGCTCAACCTGAACTGGAAGTCTTTGATAACAAGGTATGCAAAGTCATCACTGCCAACCAAGTCAAGAGATGGCCTTTAAAAGGAAAGTTGTCTGCCAGTAAGATAAGCATGAAGTATGCCATGTTGCACAAAATTGGTGCTGCAAATTGGGTTCCTACCAATCATAAATCTACCATTTCTACTGTCCTAGGAAGATTTGTCTATACCGTGGGAACAAAAGCCAAGTTTGATTATGGTACGTACATATTTGAGCAAACTATGAAGCATGCAGGAAGCTTCAGTATAAAAGGTACTATAGCTTTTCCATCCCTCATATGTGGCATTATCCTGAATCAATACCCAGAAATTTTGGTTGAAACTAACTCTATATGCAAAAGGGAAAGTGTTCTTTCATTTCATTATAAGTTGTTCCAAGGAACCCATGCTCCTGACATTGTTATGACATCGACGGGAACATCCAAAGACAGCACACCTACAG GTGCTGAGCTTGCTGAGAATGAAGGAGGTCTtgcaaaagatgatgaagaagaagaggccAGTCAAGATGATGgaacaaatgaagaagatgatgttgGCTCCAGTAGCTCTGAGTCTGAGGACAAGA GTTTCTTTGGCAACATTTCTAGCATAAAGGGGGAGTAG